A region from the Anaerobacillus sp. CMMVII genome encodes:
- a CDS encoding tetratricopeptide repeat protein translates to MDNKQIEAAQLIQEGKLEEAAKLLNEAIDENPRDPLAYVNFGHLLSIIGEKDRAITFYHKAIELDETMATAYYGAGNTYFEQDKFEEAIGMFKEAIANGLVEADAYFMLGLCYSNMGIFPYALANFLTATEKNPNDIDALFQYGITLAQTGQIDEAIATLEKVIQLNENHADAYYNLGVAFAFKEEGKKALKMFEEALKIQPDHLLAGNGKKQLEALLQEE, encoded by the coding sequence ATGGATAATAAACAAATCGAAGCTGCACAATTAATTCAAGAAGGAAAACTTGAGGAAGCAGCGAAACTACTAAATGAAGCAATTGACGAAAATCCTAGGGATCCACTAGCTTATGTGAACTTTGGTCATCTCCTTTCGATCATTGGTGAAAAAGATCGAGCGATTACTTTCTATCATAAGGCAATTGAACTTGATGAGACAATGGCCACAGCATATTACGGTGCAGGGAATACTTATTTTGAACAAGATAAATTTGAAGAAGCGATTGGAATGTTTAAAGAAGCGATCGCTAATGGCTTAGTAGAAGCAGATGCATACTTTATGCTAGGCCTTTGCTATTCGAATATGGGGATCTTTCCTTACGCGCTAGCCAATTTTCTAACAGCTACTGAGAAAAACCCAAACGACATTGATGCCTTGTTTCAATACGGGATTACATTAGCACAAACCGGGCAAATTGATGAAGCTATTGCAACTCTAGAAAAAGTTATTCAACTAAATGAGAACCATGCCGATGCTTATTACAATTTAGGAGTTGCGTTTGCGTTTAAGGAAGAAGGAAAAAAGGCACTAAAGATGTTCGAAGAGGCGTTGAAAATACAACCAGACCATCTTTTAGCTGGAAATGGGAAAAAACAGCTAGAGGCTTTACTCCAAGAAGAATAA
- a CDS encoding lactate utilization protein C → MTVGTVYNKEKFLNKIASSLGRDRKTTGVVRPEWKHRPQYEVFKGMSQDELAAQLEDQCQRIHTVAKRATTQTLPNVLKEAIAELGGKSIVNWKDPRFNDYNLTEVFEEFASVEGNELHVWDPSIGEENITIAERANIGITFSDITLAESGSVVLFSDKGKGRSVSLLPATYIAIIPKSTIVPRMSQAATKIHKMAEAGRLPSCINFISGPSNSADIELNLVVGVHGPIQATYIIVEDK, encoded by the coding sequence ATGACAGTTGGAACAGTTTATAATAAAGAAAAGTTTTTAAACAAAATCGCAAGTTCATTAGGAAGAGATCGAAAAACTACTGGTGTTGTCAGACCTGAGTGGAAGCATCGTCCACAATATGAAGTGTTCAAAGGCATGTCTCAAGACGAGCTTGCAGCTCAATTAGAGGACCAATGTCAAAGAATTCATACAGTAGCAAAACGTGCAACGACACAAACATTACCAAACGTATTAAAAGAAGCCATTGCTGAACTTGGTGGGAAATCAATTGTAAACTGGAAAGATCCTCGTTTTAACGACTATAACTTAACTGAGGTATTTGAGGAATTTGCTAGTGTTGAAGGAAATGAACTTCATGTTTGGGACCCTTCAATAGGTGAAGAAAATATTACGATTGCCGAACGTGCAAATATCGGAATTACGTTCTCAGATATCACATTAGCAGAGTCAGGATCTGTAGTTTTATTTAGTGACAAAGGAAAAGGTAGATCTGTTAGTCTACTTCCTGCAACATATATTGCTATTATTCCGAAAAGCACAATCGTTCCACGTATGTCGCAAGCTGCTACTAAGATTCATAAAATGGCAGAAGCTGGGCGTTTACCTTCTTGTATTAACTTTATCTCAGGACCAAGCAATAGTGCTGATATCGAGTTAAACTTAGTTGTAGGTGTTCATGGCCCAATCCAAGCGACTTATATTATTGTCGAGGATAAATAA
- a CDS encoding cysteine desulfurase family protein — MKSIYVDHAATSPTHPEVVEAMLPYFYEDFGNPSSIHHFGRKTRQAIDEARAYLASTINATEKEIIFTSGGTEADNLAVIGFTMANQNKGKHIITTAIEHHALLHTCAHLEKQGFEVTYLPVDHSGKISIDELKQAVREDTILVSIMYGNNEVGTIQPILQIGEFLQDKGIAFHTDAVQAYGIEDIDVKKLHIDFLSVSAHKVNGPKGVGFLYATNTKKIYPNLFGGDQERKRRAGTENVAGIVGLKKAAKIAFEKREARREEYFAFRQRMLTLFSDHNLDFEINGDDNECLPHILNVSFHGVGVESFLVNLDLAGIAASSGSACTAGSLEPSHVLAAMFPNDKQRTMSAVRFSFGLGNTLEEIEQVAKETVKIIQRIKQ; from the coding sequence ATGAAATCTATATATGTAGATCATGCTGCTACTTCGCCAACTCATCCGGAGGTTGTCGAAGCAATGCTTCCTTATTTTTATGAGGACTTTGGAAATCCATCTAGCATTCATCACTTCGGACGAAAAACAAGACAAGCAATTGATGAGGCTAGAGCTTATTTAGCATCTACGATCAATGCCACTGAAAAAGAGATTATTTTTACGAGTGGTGGGACTGAAGCTGATAATTTAGCTGTCATCGGGTTTACGATGGCCAATCAAAATAAAGGAAAGCATATTATCACGACTGCAATTGAACATCATGCTCTTTTGCATACGTGTGCCCATTTAGAGAAACAGGGGTTTGAGGTTACATATTTACCCGTCGATCATTCAGGAAAAATATCTATAGATGAACTAAAACAAGCAGTACGTGAGGATACGATCTTAGTTTCTATTATGTATGGGAATAACGAAGTAGGTACGATCCAACCAATTTTACAAATTGGTGAGTTTTTACAAGACAAAGGAATTGCCTTTCATACTGATGCTGTCCAAGCTTATGGTATTGAAGATATCGATGTGAAAAAACTGCATATCGATTTTTTAAGTGTATCTGCTCATAAAGTAAACGGGCCGAAAGGTGTAGGCTTTCTTTATGCAACAAATACTAAAAAGATCTATCCAAATCTATTTGGAGGGGATCAAGAAAGAAAGCGACGTGCTGGAACAGAAAATGTTGCTGGAATTGTGGGATTGAAGAAAGCAGCTAAAATAGCCTTTGAAAAAAGAGAAGCAAGAAGAGAAGAATATTTTGCTTTTCGTCAAAGAATGTTAACGTTGTTTTCTGATCATAATCTCGACTTTGAGATCAATGGAGACGATAACGAATGTTTACCACATATCTTAAATGTTAGTTTTCATGGAGTTGGAGTAGAGTCCTTCCTAGTGAATTTAGATCTAGCAGGGATAGCTGCTTCGAGTGGTTCCGCTTGTACCGCAGGAAGTTTAGAGCCTTCCCATGTTTTAGCAGCGATGTTTCCTAACGATAAACAAAGAACAATGTCCGCAGTTAGGTTTAGTTTTGGATTAGGAAATACGTTAGAGGAAATAGAGCAAGTTGCTAAAGAAACAGTGAAAATTATTCAGAGAATTAAACAGTAA
- the cymR gene encoding cysteine metabolism transcriptional regulator CymR, translating to MKISTKGRYGLTIMMALAKKHGEGPVSLKSIAKDYDLSEHYLEQLIAPLRNASLVKSVRGAYGGYMLAKDADKITAGDIIRVLEGPISPVEVLEDEEPAKRDLWIKIRDAVKDVLDNTTLDDLANYEDKGKQEYYMFYI from the coding sequence TTGAAAATATCGACAAAAGGGCGTTACGGGTTAACGATCATGATGGCATTAGCAAAGAAGCACGGTGAAGGACCAGTATCATTAAAATCCATAGCGAAGGATTATGATTTGTCAGAACATTACTTAGAGCAATTGATCGCGCCACTTCGAAATGCTTCATTAGTAAAAAGTGTTCGAGGTGCCTATGGTGGCTACATGCTTGCGAAAGATGCAGATAAAATAACGGCTGGAGATATTATTCGAGTGCTAGAGGGACCAATTAGCCCTGTAGAAGTACTAGAGGATGAAGAACCAGCAAAACGAGATCTTTGGATTAAAATCCGCGATGCGGTCAAAGATGTTCTTGACAATACCACACTAGATGACTTAGCTAACTACGAAGATAAAGGAAAGCAAGAATACTATATGTTTTATATTTAG
- a CDS encoding LutB/LldF family L-lactate oxidation iron-sulfur protein translates to MGIKTGDDKFFTRVEKGINNDFMRKAVAGAQERMQGRRLDSISALGDWEDWRNLAEEIRQHTLENLDFYLEQLTENVTKNGGHVFFAETAEEANDYIKGVVSSKNAKKIIKSKSMVTEEISMNQALESIGCEVIESDLGEWILQLDDHDPPSHIVVPALHKNKEQIRETFAEKRGYKKTSDPKEMARFAREELRKDFLTAEVGITGCNFAVAESGSISLVTNEGNARMATTIPKTQITVMGMERIVPTWEELDILISMLARSAVGQKLTSYVTGLTGTKEEGDVDGPDEFHLVIVDNGRSKILGTQFQSALQCIRCAACINVCPVYRHIGGHSYGSIYPGPIGAVLNPLLGDYDEWKELPYASSLCGACTEVCPVKIPLHNLLIEHRRVMVEQEGKAPFAEKLAMKGYAFAASSPAVYSVGTKSAPSVMGPFTKNGFITDGPGPVKLWTDIRDLPELSKGKDKFRTWFENRDKGGN, encoded by the coding sequence ATGGGGATAAAAACAGGTGATGATAAGTTCTTTACTCGTGTTGAAAAAGGAATAAATAATGACTTTATGCGGAAGGCGGTTGCAGGTGCTCAAGAGCGTATGCAAGGCCGTAGGTTAGATTCAATTAGTGCCTTAGGTGATTGGGAGGATTGGAGAAACCTTGCTGAAGAAATTCGTCAGCACACACTTGAAAACTTGGATTTTTATTTAGAACAGTTAACAGAAAATGTAACAAAAAATGGTGGGCATGTCTTTTTTGCTGAGACTGCTGAAGAAGCTAACGATTATATTAAAGGTGTAGTTTCTAGTAAAAATGCGAAGAAGATTATTAAATCAAAATCGATGGTTACTGAAGAAATCAGTATGAACCAAGCACTTGAGTCTATAGGTTGTGAAGTAATCGAAAGTGATTTAGGAGAATGGATTCTCCAATTAGACGATCATGATCCACCATCACATATTGTTGTACCGGCTCTTCATAAGAATAAAGAGCAAATTCGTGAAACATTTGCTGAAAAAAGAGGCTACAAGAAAACAAGTGACCCAAAAGAAATGGCGCGTTTCGCCCGTGAAGAGCTCCGTAAGGATTTCTTAACAGCTGAAGTTGGGATTACTGGTTGTAACTTTGCCGTAGCAGAATCAGGATCAATTTCGCTTGTGACAAACGAGGGGAATGCAAGGATGGCGACAACGATTCCTAAAACGCAAATTACAGTTATGGGGATGGAAAGAATTGTTCCGACATGGGAAGAATTAGACATTCTTATTAGTATGCTTGCTAGAAGCGCTGTTGGCCAAAAACTAACGAGTTACGTTACTGGCTTAACTGGTACAAAAGAAGAAGGCGACGTAGACGGACCTGATGAATTTCATTTAGTCATTGTTGATAACGGCAGATCAAAAATTCTAGGAACACAATTCCAAAGTGCCCTTCAATGTATCCGTTGTGCGGCCTGTATTAATGTTTGCCCTGTGTATCGTCATATTGGTGGACATTCTTATGGTTCTATTTATCCAGGTCCGATTGGAGCAGTCTTAAATCCATTATTAGGGGATTATGATGAGTGGAAGGAATTACCTTACGCATCAAGCTTATGTGGAGCTTGTACTGAAGTGTGTCCTGTAAAAATTCCATTGCATAACCTTTTAATAGAGCATCGTCGTGTAATGGTAGAACAAGAAGGGAAAGCGCCTTTTGCTGAAAAGTTAGCAATGAAAGGCTATGCGTTCGCTGCTTCTTCACCAGCTGTTTATAGTGTTGGAACAAAATCTGCACCTTCTGTCATGGGTCCATTCACGAAAAATGGCTTTATTACTGATGGTCCAGGACCAGTAAAACTATGGACTGATATCCGCGACCTTCCTGAACTAAGCAAAGGAAAAGATAAGTTCAGAACATGGTTTGAAAACCGTGACAAGGGAGGAAATTAA
- a CDS encoding tRNA threonylcarbamoyladenosine dehydratase yields the protein MLHQFSRNELAIGHDGLELLRNSTVAVLGIGGVGSFSAEALARSGVGRLVLVDKDDVDITNVNRQIHALLSTVGQPKVDLMKARIADINPECEVIALKMFYTEETYEAFFEYGLDFVVDASDTISYKIHLMKECLKRKIPIISSMGVANKLDPTKLRIADISKTSYDPIAKVVRTKLRKEGIHKGINVVFSDEQPIKIREEIRKEIVSKAQEESPVRKAKMPPSSNAFVPSVSGLIMAGHVITTLLKDIHIQR from the coding sequence ATGTTACATCAATTTTCTAGAAATGAACTCGCTATCGGTCATGATGGTTTAGAACTTTTAAGAAACAGTACGGTTGCTGTCTTAGGTATCGGTGGTGTTGGGTCTTTCTCCGCAGAGGCATTAGCGAGGTCAGGTGTTGGAAGGCTAGTGCTAGTAGATAAAGATGACGTCGATATAACAAATGTAAATCGGCAAATTCATGCGCTACTTTCAACTGTAGGTCAACCTAAAGTAGATTTAATGAAGGCTAGAATTGCAGATATTAATCCAGAATGTGAAGTAATTGCTCTAAAGATGTTTTACACCGAAGAGACGTATGAAGCTTTTTTTGAATATGGACTTGATTTTGTCGTAGATGCTTCTGATACGATTTCATATAAAATTCATTTAATGAAAGAATGTTTAAAACGGAAAATTCCTATTATTTCAAGCATGGGGGTAGCTAATAAATTGGACCCCACAAAACTTCGGATTGCAGACATATCTAAAACAAGCTATGATCCAATTGCAAAAGTGGTTAGGACAAAACTAAGAAAAGAAGGAATTCATAAAGGGATAAACGTCGTTTTCTCTGATGAACAACCGATTAAAATTCGTGAAGAAATTAGAAAAGAAATTGTTTCCAAAGCACAGGAAGAGTCTCCGGTCAGAAAAGCCAAAATGCCTCCGTCCTCGAATGCGTTCGTACCATCTGTATCAGGGTTGATTATGGCTGGTCACGTAATTACTACCCTACTTAAGGATATTCATATCCAAAGATAG
- a CDS encoding bifunctional 2-polyprenyl-6-hydroxyphenol methylase/3-demethylubiquinol 3-O-methyltransferase UbiG → MNIWDEKFSEEGYYYGTEPNHFIKEWGLKIDKGDILTIAEGEGRNAVYLAELENNVTSWDYSKVGVEKTKALAIQKGVNVRAELNDLGNVEWDEAKWDTVINVFGHLPKSIKERTLAGIKKSLKPGGLFITEVYSTEQLEYGTGGPKDIDLLFNPYIFLDEFKGWKFIHFFYGEVERYEGEHHHGLSHVIQAVIQKTV, encoded by the coding sequence GTGAATATTTGGGATGAAAAATTTAGTGAAGAAGGCTATTACTACGGAACAGAACCTAATCATTTTATTAAGGAGTGGGGATTGAAAATAGATAAAGGTGACATTTTGACTATAGCCGAGGGTGAAGGCAGAAATGCGGTATATCTAGCTGAGCTAGAAAATAACGTAACATCTTGGGATTATTCAAAAGTAGGTGTTGAAAAAACGAAAGCATTGGCAATCCAAAAAGGTGTCAATGTTAGAGCGGAACTAAATGATTTAGGAAACGTGGAATGGGACGAAGCGAAGTGGGATACGGTTATAAATGTATTTGGACATCTTCCTAAATCTATTAAAGAAAGAACTTTGGCTGGAATAAAAAAGTCACTGAAGCCAGGGGGCCTATTTATAACAGAAGTTTATTCTACTGAGCAATTAGAATACGGTACTGGGGGACCAAAAGATATCGATTTGTTATTTAATCCTTATATATTTCTTGATGAATTCAAAGGTTGGAAATTCATTCACTTTTTTTATGGCGAGGTGGAGCGATACGAAGGGGAACATCACCATGGATTAAGCCATGTCATTCAAGCTGTCATTCAAAAAACAGTTTAG
- a CDS encoding YitT family protein, protein MGIDKRILGRRWLIFLAGLLIMSLGIVLMIEADLGVAPWDVLHIGLTKQLGLTVGSWSIIIGFCIISITSLLTKEWPQLGAFINMMLVGVFIDIFRIFIDTPATIVGQYVMLLIGVIICGYGIGLYIAPKCGAGPRDSLMIAITEKSGWKVQHVRFVMEIVVLIIGWSLGGPVFVGTVVFSLAIGNVVGLRCHNVNV, encoded by the coding sequence GTGGGGATTGACAAAAGAATATTGGGTAGGAGATGGCTTATTTTTTTAGCTGGGTTACTTATTATGTCATTAGGAATTGTCTTAATGATAGAAGCGGATCTGGGTGTTGCTCCGTGGGATGTCCTCCACATAGGATTAACGAAGCAATTGGGACTCACAGTGGGTTCATGGTCAATTATCATAGGATTTTGTATAATATCAATAACAAGTTTGTTAACGAAAGAATGGCCCCAGCTAGGTGCTTTTATTAATATGATGCTTGTAGGTGTGTTTATTGATATCTTTCGAATTTTTATTGATACTCCTGCCACAATAGTAGGACAATATGTTATGCTTTTAATCGGAGTAATTATCTGTGGTTACGGCATTGGTTTATATATAGCTCCCAAATGTGGAGCCGGTCCTAGGGATAGTTTGATGATTGCTATTACTGAAAAAAGTGGCTGGAAAGTTCAGCATGTACGATTTGTAATGGAAATTGTCGTATTAATTATTGGTTGGAGTTTAGGGGGACCTGTATTTGTTGGAACCGTCGTTTTTAGCTTAGCGATTGGTAATGTTGTAGGTTTACGTTGCCACAATGTCAACGTTTAG
- a CDS encoding RsfA family transcriptional regulator, protein MKIRQDAWSSEDDLLLAETVLRHIREGGTQLKAFDEVGDELNRTSAACGFRWNAVVRNQYNEAIKLAKKQRKEMKRRLSYKPTTTIHTQMETAMMPTMTASEVNIGNYQQPQQSISLKDVLNFIQSLASKEGSSLELRRENEKLMKENLQLMTEKKELETKLSKLENDHRVVEEDYQSLIQIMNRARRMALLQDEEEQVQAPKFRMDKNGNLEKIAK, encoded by the coding sequence ATGAAAATTAGACAAGATGCTTGGTCGTCTGAGGATGATTTACTACTTGCTGAAACTGTATTGCGCCATATAAGAGAGGGAGGCACGCAGTTAAAAGCATTTGATGAAGTTGGCGATGAATTAAATCGAACTTCAGCAGCATGTGGCTTCCGTTGGAATGCAGTAGTTAGAAATCAATATAATGAGGCAATAAAACTAGCAAAAAAACAGAGAAAAGAAATGAAGCGCAGATTATCTTATAAACCTACTACTACTATTCATACTCAAATGGAAACTGCTATGATGCCAACAATGACAGCTTCTGAGGTGAATATAGGCAACTACCAACAGCCACAACAAAGTATTAGTCTAAAGGACGTACTTAACTTTATTCAATCATTGGCTTCAAAAGAAGGTAGTTCATTAGAGTTAAGAAGAGAAAACGAGAAATTAATGAAAGAAAACTTGCAATTAATGACTGAGAAGAAAGAATTAGAAACTAAGCTTTCTAAACTCGAAAACGATCACCGAGTCGTTGAAGAAGACTATCAATCATTAATTCAAATTATGAACCGTGCTCGTAGAATGGCATTGTTACAAGATGAAGAAGAGCAGGTACAAGCACCGAAGTTCCGAATGGACAAGAATGGAAATCTTGAAAAAATTGCAAAATAA
- the mnmA gene encoding tRNA 2-thiouridine(34) synthase MnmA, translating to MQQNQKAPKDTRVVVGMSGGVDSSVAAYLLKEQGYDVIGIFMKNWDDTDENGVCTATEDYNDVIRVCNQIGIPYYAVNFEKQYWDKVFTYFLEEYKAGRTPNPDVMCNKEIKFKAFLEHAVSLGADYLATGHYARVEYRAGEYKMLRGVDDNKDQTYFLNALGQEQLSKTMFPIGNLPKKEVREIAQKAELATANKKDSTGICFIGERNFKEFLGQFLPAQPGEMQTLEGEVKGRHDGLMYYTLGQRHGLGIGGSGEPWFAVGKDLQRNILYVAQGFHHPSLYSEGLIATTVNWVSDKEIPATFYCTAKFRYRQPDNGVTVYREDDGNLKVIFDEPQRAITPGQAVVFYQGDECLGGGTIDKVIKSV from the coding sequence ATGCAACAAAATCAAAAAGCCCCTAAAGACACAAGAGTTGTTGTAGGGATGTCTGGTGGAGTTGACTCATCGGTTGCAGCATACCTCTTGAAAGAGCAAGGTTATGATGTAATTGGGATCTTTATGAAAAATTGGGACGATACGGATGAAAATGGTGTTTGTACAGCAACGGAAGATTACAATGACGTGATCCGTGTTTGTAATCAAATTGGTATTCCATATTATGCTGTTAATTTTGAAAAGCAATATTGGGATAAAGTATTTACATATTTCCTAGAAGAATATAAAGCAGGAAGAACACCTAATCCAGATGTGATGTGTAATAAAGAAATTAAATTTAAAGCTTTTCTAGAGCATGCAGTGAGCCTTGGGGCCGATTATCTAGCAACAGGGCACTATGCAAGAGTAGAATATCGAGCCGGCGAATATAAAATGCTTCGTGGCGTCGATGATAATAAAGACCAAACCTATTTTTTGAATGCTTTAGGACAAGAGCAATTATCAAAAACAATGTTTCCAATTGGAAATTTACCAAAGAAAGAAGTACGAGAAATCGCCCAAAAAGCGGAACTTGCTACTGCAAATAAAAAAGACAGTACAGGGATTTGTTTTATTGGTGAACGTAATTTTAAAGAGTTTTTAGGGCAATTTTTACCAGCGCAACCGGGAGAAATGCAAACCCTTGAAGGGGAAGTTAAGGGACGTCACGACGGTTTGATGTACTACACGCTAGGTCAAAGACATGGGCTTGGGATCGGCGGATCAGGAGAACCATGGTTTGCAGTTGGAAAAGATCTCCAAAGAAATATCCTTTATGTTGCTCAAGGTTTCCATCACCCTAGTTTATATTCTGAAGGATTAATTGCGACTACAGTAAACTGGGTAAGTGATAAAGAGATACCAGCAACATTTTATTGTACTGCAAAATTCCGTTATCGTCAGCCAGACAATGGCGTAACAGTTTATCGTGAAGACGATGGAAATCTTAAAGTAATTTTTGATGAACCGCAACGCGCAATTACACCAGGACAAGCAGTAGTGTTTTATCAAGGTGATGAATGCCTAGGTGGAGGCACAATTGATAAGGTAATAAAGTCTGTATAA
- a CDS encoding (Fe-S)-binding protein has product MKVSLFLTCLADVVYPASVGQSTVELLERFGCEVDFPKKQTCCGQPAFNSGYHRETKEVAKHMINVFKDAKYVVSPSGSCTTMLHEYVHLFEDDAEWKQKALELKNKSYELTQFLVDVLKVTDVGAKLNAKATYHTSCHMTRLLGVKEAPLTLLKSVEGLEYTELPNKEQCCGFGGTFAVKMIPISEQMVDEKVQHIVETEAEVLVGADLGCLMNIGGRINRLGKPIKVMHIAEVLNSR; this is encoded by the coding sequence ATGAAGGTTTCGTTATTTTTAACCTGTTTAGCAGATGTTGTTTATCCAGCATCTGTAGGCCAAAGTACAGTTGAGCTTCTTGAACGCTTTGGTTGTGAAGTTGATTTTCCAAAAAAACAAACATGCTGTGGGCAGCCGGCATTTAATAGTGGTTACCACCGTGAAACAAAAGAAGTAGCTAAGCATATGATCAACGTTTTTAAAGATGCAAAATATGTGGTTTCTCCTTCTGGGTCATGCACAACAATGCTACATGAATATGTTCATTTATTTGAGGATGATGCAGAGTGGAAACAAAAAGCACTAGAGTTAAAAAACAAATCGTATGAATTAACCCAATTCCTTGTTGATGTCTTAAAGGTAACTGACGTTGGAGCAAAACTTAATGCGAAGGCTACCTATCATACATCTTGTCATATGACGCGTTTATTAGGTGTAAAAGAAGCGCCGTTGACTTTATTAAAAAGTGTCGAAGGCCTAGAGTATACTGAACTACCAAATAAAGAACAATGCTGTGGGTTCGGTGGTACATTTGCTGTGAAGATGATACCAATTTCTGAACAAATGGTCGATGAGAAAGTTCAGCACATAGTAGAAACAGAAGCAGAGGTTTTAGTTGGAGCGGATTTAGGCTGTTTAATGAATATTGGCGGTCGTATCAATCGCTTAGGAAAACCAATTAAAGTGATGCATATTGCAGAAGTACTTAATAGTCGATAA